In the genome of Gadus chalcogrammus isolate NIFS_2021 chromosome 21, NIFS_Gcha_1.0, whole genome shotgun sequence, one region contains:
- the cpsf2 gene encoding cleavage and polyadenylation specificity factor subunit 2 has translation MTSIIKLTAVSGVQEESALCYLLQVDEFRFLLDCGWDESFSMEIIDAMKRHVHQVDAVLLSHPDPLHLGALPYAVGKLGLNCPIYATIPVYKMGQMFMYDLFQSRNNSEDFNLFTLDDVDSAFDKIQQLKYSQIVNLKGKGHGLSITPLPAGHMIGGTIWKIVKDGEEEIVYAVDFNHKREIHLNGCILESVSRPSLLITDSFNALYVQPRRKQRDEQLLTNVMETLRGDGNVLIAADTAGRVLELAQLLDQIWRTKDAGLGVYSLALLNNVSYNVVEFSKSQVEWMSDKLMRCFEDKRNNPFQFRHLSLCHSLADLARVPSPKVVLCSQPDLESGFSRELFIQWCRDAKNSVILTYRTTPGTLARYLIDNPGERMLDLEVRKRVKLEGKELEDFLEKDKVKKEAAKKLEQAKEVDVDSSDESDMEDDLDQPAVVKTKHHDLMMKGEGSRKGSFFKQAKKSYPMFPTHEERIKWDEYGEVIRPEDFLVPELQATEEEKSKLEAGLSNGDEPMDQDLSVVPTKCTSSIENIEIRARVTYIDYEGRSDGDSIKKIINQMKPRQLVIVHGPPDASADLAESCRASSKDIKVYTPKLQETVDATSETHIYQVRLKDSLVSSLHFCKAKDTELAWIDGVLDMRVAKVDTGVLPEAVKGEEEAGETMLTEDGAGQDPAMDVGVTGETAGEGEGEEGGVALAAVAKRAMKSLFMEDEREPSDESDVIPTLEPLPTQEVSGHQSVFINEPRLSDFKQVLLREGIQAEFVGGVLVCNNMVAVRRTEAGRIGLEGCLCDDYFKIRELLYQQYAVV, from the exons ATGACATCCATTATCAAGTTGACAGCCGTGTCGGGGGTTCAGGAGGAGTCTGCCCTGTGCTACCTGCTTCAGGTGGATGAATTCCGCTTCCTCCTTGACTGCGGCTGGGATGAAAGTTTTTCTATGGAAATCATAGATGCAATGAAACG ACACGTCCACCAGGTCGACGCCGTGCTCCTCTCCCACCCTGATCCCCTGCATCTAGGTGCCTTGCCCTACGCTGTGGGGAAGCTGGGTTTAAACTGCCCCATCTATGCTACGATACCTGTATACAAGATGGGCCAAATGTTCATGTATGATCTATTTCAG TCTCGGAACAACAGCGAAGACTTCAATCTCTTCACACTTGATGACGTGGACAGCGCCTTTGACAAAATCCAGCAGTTAAAATACTCCCAGATTGTAAATTTAAAAG GGAAAGGACACGGCCTGTCCATCACTCCCCTTCCAGCCGGACACATGATCGGTGGAACCATCTGGAAGATCGTCaaagacggagaggaggagattgTCTATGCTGTGGACTTCAACCATAAGAGAGAGAT CCATCTTAACGGGTGTATACTGGAAAGCGTGAGCCggccctccctcctcatcacGGACTCCTTCAACGCCTTGTACGTGCAGCCGCGTCGCAAACAGAGAGACGAGCAGCTCCTCA CCAATGTGATGGAGACCCTCCGCGGCGACGGCAACGTCCTCATCGCCGCGGACACGGCCGGCCGCGTGCTGGAGCTGGCCCAGCTGCTGGACCAAATCTGGAGGACGAAGGACGCGGGGCTGGGCGTGTACTCCCTAGCCCTGCTCAACAACGTCAGCTACAACGTGGTGGAGTTCTCCAAGTCCCAG GTGGAGTGGATGAGTGACAAGCTCATGAGGTGCTTCGAGGACAAGCGGAACAACCCCTTCCAGTTCCGCCACCTGTCGCTGTGCCACAGCCTGGCGGACCTGGCCCGCGTCCCCAGCCCCAAGGTGGTGCTCTGCAGCCAGCCCGACCTGGAGTCGGGCTTCTCCCGGGAGCTCTTCATCCAGTGGTGCCGCGACGCCAAGAACTCGGTCATCCTGACCTACCGCACCACGCCCGGCACCCTGGCCCGCTACCTCATCGACAACCCCGGGGAGAGGATGCTGGACCTGGAG GTCCGAAAACGAGTAAAGCTTGAGGGCAAGGAACTGGAAGATTTCCTTGAAAAGGACAAGGTCAAGAAAGAGGCAGCCAAGAAGCTGGAGCAAGCAAAAGA GGTGGACGTGGACTCGAGCGACGAGAGTGACATGGAGGACGACCTGGACCAGCCGGCCGTGGTGAAGACCAAACACCACGACCTGATGATGAAGGGCGAGGGCAGCCGCAAGGGCAGCTTCTTCAAGCAGGCCAAGAAGTCCTACCCCATGTTCCCCACGCACGAGGAGAGGATCAAGTGGGACGAGTACGGCGAGGTCATCAG GCCGGAGGACTTCCTGGTGCCCGAGCTGCAggccacggaggaggagaagagcaagCTGGAGGCCGGCCTGTCCAACGGCGACGAGCCCATGGACCAGGACCTCTCCGTGGTGCCCACCAAGTGTACCTCCAGCATCGAGAATATCGAGATCAG GGCCAGGGTGACGTACATCGACTACGAGGGGCGCTCGGACGGCGACTCCATCAAGAAGATCATCAACCAGATGAAGCCCAGGCAGCTGGTGATCGTCCACGGGCCGCCGGACGCCAGCGCCGACCTGGCCGAGTCCTGCCGGGCCTCCAGCAAGGACATCAAGGTGTACACGCCCAAGCTGCAGGAGACCGTGGACGCCACCAGCGAGACCCACATCTACCAG GTGCGGCTTAAGGACTCGCTGGTCAGCTCCCTGCACTTCTGCAAGGCCAAGGACACGGAGCTGGCCTGGATCGACGGCGTGCTGGACATGCGCGTGGCGAAGGTGGACACGGGCGTGCTGCCGGAGGCCGTgaagggcgaggaggaggcgggcgaGACCATGCTGACGGAGGACGGCGCCGGCCAGGACCCCGCCATGGACGTGGGCGTCACTGGGGAGACggcgggcgagggagagggcgaggagGGCGGCGTGGCCCTGGCGGCGGTGGCCAAGCGCGCCATGAAGAGCCTGTTCATGGAGGACGAGCGCGAGCCCTCCGACGAGAGCGACGTCATCCCCACGCTGGAGCCGCTGCCCACCCAGGAG gtCTCGGGCCACCAGTCGGTGTTCATCAACGAGCCGCGCCTCTCCGACTTCAAGCaggtgctgctgagggaggGCATCCAGGCCGAGTTCGTCGGCGGCGTGCTGGTGTGTAACAACATGGTGGCCGTCCGCAGG acggaGGCAGGGCGCATCGGCCTTGAAGGCTGCCTGTGTGATGACTACTTCAAGATCCGGGAGCTGCTGTATCAGCAGTACGCCGTGGtatag
- the LOC130374653 gene encoding NADH dehydrogenase [ubiquinone] 1 beta subcomplex subunit 1-like, producing the protein MVNFVSLAREHWVNILVPMGFVIGWYMDKQQDQKLTAFRNRSALYGRELKPGEEYTWK; encoded by the exons ATGGTGAACTTTGTATCACTTGCAAGGGAGCATTGGGTGAACATATTGGTGCCCATGGGCTTTGTGATTGGATGGTACATGGATAAACAACAGGACCAGAAGCTGACAGCTTTCAGAAACAGAAGTGCTCTGTACGGCAG GGAACTGAAGCCTGGAGAGGAGTATACCTGGAAGTAG
- the riox1 gene encoding ribosomal oxygenase 1, translated as MECKPKHMSAFALYQIAAAELSLNEKKRPLKVSPKKKKLKENGVATAKPNKSVVIKKKPKKLVKTVIKGEPLERVPQTKPCEDNEEGTSLNAVLADLARVNNSRDRASKLFQWLIHPVPAKDFFKDTWEKKPLLIPRQNPDYYNGLFSTAEFDRILREDDVQYGVNLDVTSYTNGKRDTHNPPGRALPFSVWDFYSSGCSLRMLNPQAFSSTVWNFLSILQEQFGSMAGANVYLTPPGTQGFAPHYDDIEAFVVQLEGKKHWRVYNPRSLEEVLPVTSSPNFSQSEIGSPVLEVVLEAGDLLYFPRGFIHQGDCLPNSHSLHVTVSSFQRNSWGDLLAKLVPAALGVAMEEDVEYRQGLPLDYLTYMGVQNSDKEDPRREKFLSRMGGLMNKLAGYAPVDAAVDEKAKELLHDCLPPALTPEEQASSVQGSSTRWGNGRPLNVGANINSQTRVKLIRAGCARLCSDGEVIQLYYTTDNSRVYHKEELKSFEIKTECADGVEFLIHAYPQFVSVLSIPCDSVAERIALAELLFEKGIIRTAEPL; from the exons ATGGAGTGTAAACCCAAACACATGTCTGCTTTTGCTTTATATCAAATTGCAGCTGCGGAGTTGTCTCTTAATGAAAAAAAGCGTCCATTGAAG GTGTCacccaaaaagaaaaagctgAAGGAGAATGGTGTGGCCACCGCTAAACCCAACAAAAGTGTAGTAATTAAGAAGAAACCAAAGAAGCTTGTGAAGACTGTGATAAAAGGAGAACCCCTGGAAAGAGTTCCACAG ACAAAGCCGTGTGAAGACAATGAGGAAGGCACATCATTAAATGCTGTGCTAGCAGACCTGGCAAGGGTGAATAACAGTCGGGACAGAGCAAGCAAACTGTTCCAGTGGCTCATCCACCCAGTTCCCGCCAAAGACTTCTTCAA GGACACATGGGAAAAGAAGCCCCTCTTAATCCCGCGTCAGAATCCAGACTACTACAATGGACTCTTTTCCACGGCAGAGTTCGACCGCATTTTGAGAGAg GATGACGTCCAGTATGGAGTGAACCTGGACGTCACCAGCTACACCAACGGCAAGAGGGACACGCACAACCCCCCAGGCCGGGCGCTGCCCTTCAGCGTGTGGGACTTCTACTCG AGTGGCTGCTCCCTGCGCATGCTGAACCCCCAGGCCTTCTCCTCCACAGTATGGAacttcctctccatcctccaggAACAGTTTGGCAGCATGGCCGGGGCCAACGT gtaTCTGACTCCTCCCGGAACCCAAGGCTTCGCCCCACACTATGATGACATTGAAGCCTTCGTGGTTCAGCTGGAGGGAAAGAAACACTGGCGAGTGTACAACCCAAG GTCCTTGGAAGAAGTATTGCCAGTTACTTCGAGCC CCAACTTCAGTCAGTCAGAGATCGGGAGCCCAGTGCTGGAGGTGGTCTTGGAGGCCGGGGACCTGCTCTACTTCCCACGCGGGTTCATCCACCAGGGAGACTGCCTGCCAAACTCCCACTCCCTCCACGTCACCGTCTCCTCCTTCCAGAGGAACAGCTGGGGAGACCTGCTCGCCAAG CTGGTGCCTGCGGCCCTTGGGGTAGCgatggaggaggatgtggagTACAGGCAGGGCTTGCCACTGGACTACCTGACGTACATGGGCGTACAAAACTCTGACAAG GAGGACCCACGGCGAGAGAAGTTCCTGTCCCGTATGGGCGGCCTGATGAACAAGCTGGCCGGCTACGCACCGGTGGACGCCGCTGTAGACGAGAAGGCCAAGGAGCTCCTCCACGACTGTCTGCCTCCAGCACTCACTCcag AGGAACAGGCCAGCAGTGTTCAAGGCTCCTCCACTAGGTGGGGGAATGGGAGGCCTTTGAATGTCGGCGCTAACATCAACAGCCAGACCCGGGTGAAACTCATTCGCGCTGGTTGTGCCAG GTTGTGTAGTGATGGGGAGGTCATCCAGTTGTACTACACTACGGACAACTCCAGAGTATACCACAAAGAGGAGCTCAAGAGTTTTGAAATCAAAACAGAG TGTGCGGACGGTGTTGAGTTCCTGATCCACGCGTACCCCCAGTTTGTGTCGGTGCTAAGTATTCCATGTGACTCGGTTGCAGAAAGG attGCTTTGGctgagctgctgtttgagaAAGGGATTATCCGCACTGCAGAGCCTCTCTAG